A region of Sesamum indicum cultivar Zhongzhi No. 13 linkage group LG7, S_indicum_v1.0, whole genome shotgun sequence DNA encodes the following proteins:
- the LOC105167045 gene encoding probable 2-oxoglutarate-dependent dioxygenase At5g05600 has protein sequence MNCPRDWPEPIVRVQSLSDSGIRTIPERYVKPPEARPALISSLDDNANIPLIDLGGLLDDTLRESTLRQVSDACRDWGFFQVVNHGVRPELMDQAREVWREFFHEPMEVKQAYANSPTTYEGYGSRLGVEKGAVLDWSDYYFLHYLPINLRDFNKWPSLPNSLREVIAEYSAQVVRLGGVLLKILSINLGLQEEFLRNAFGGDDVGACLRVNFYPKCPQPDLTLGLSPHSDPAGLTFLLPDQQVPGLQVRRGDGWITVKPAPHAFIVNIGDQIQVLSNAIYKSVEHRVIVNTAYERVSLAYFYNPKSDLLIGPAKELVTPDRPALYPAMTFDEYRLYIRTKGPKGKSQLGESLNSPK, from the exons ATGAACTGCCCTAGAGATTGGCCCGAACCCATCGTCCGTGTCCAATCCTTGTCCGACAGTGGCATCCGCACGATTCCCGAGAGATATGTCAAGCCGCCAGAGGCCCGACCGGCCCTCATCTCCTCCTTGGACGACAACGCCAACATACCTCTCATAGACCTCGGAGGGCTACTTGATGACACCCTCCGAGAGTCCACTCTGAGACAAGTGTCTGATGCATGTCGGGATTGGGGATTCTTTCAAGTGGTGAACCATGGGGTGAGGCCCGAGCTGATGGACCAGGCCCGAGAGGTCTGGCGCGAGTTCTTCCACGAGCCGATGGAGGTTAAGCAAGCCTATGCCAACTCCCCAACGACGTACGAAGGGTACGGGAGCCGTCTCGGGGTGGAGAAAGGCGCGGTTCTTGATTGGAGTGATTATTACTTTCTTCACTATCTCCCCATCAACTTGAGGGATTTTAACAAGTGGCCGTCCCTCCCGAATTCTCTCAG GGAAGTGATTGCTGAATACTCTGCCCAAGTAGTGAGGCTTGGTGGGGTTTTACTAAAGATTTTGTCGATAAACCTGGGATTACAAGAAGAGTTTCTGCGGAATGCGTTTGGAGGGGACGATGTAGGAGCATGTTTAAGAGTTAATTTTTACCCCAAGTGTCCGCAGCCGGACCTCACCCTCGGCCTCTCCCCTCATTCGGATCCAGCCGGGTTGACCTTTCTTCTGCCGGATCAGCAGGTGCCGGGGCTCCAAGTTCGTCGGGGAGACGGTTGGATTACCGTTAAACCAGCTCCACATGCATTCATTGTGAATATTGGTGATCAAATTCAG GTACTGAGCAATGCGATTTACAAAAGTGTTGAGCACAGAGTGATAGTAAATACAGCGTATGAACGTGTTTCACTCGCTTACTTCTATAATCCCAAGAGCGATTTGCTCATCGGACCAGCTAAGGAATTGGTGACACCGGACAGACCAGCACTGTACCCTGCTATGACTTTTGATGAGTACAGACTTTACATCAGGACCAAGGGTCCTAAGGGAAAGTCTCAATTAGGAGAATCCTTAAATTCTCCAAAATGA
- the LOC105167043 gene encoding zinc finger CCCH domain-containing protein 29 has product MCGGSKSKLSPFDLKMEAGLQEEKEVILHKNCSKLLELAATDDLAGFICEVEERGCDVDEVSFWYGRSFGSRKMGFEERTPVMIASQYGSTEILKYIVGTGKVDVNRACGSDGATALHCAAAGGSWSSVEVVKLLIDASADHNLLDVNGKKPGDLIAPCVKSSSNSKRRTLEMLLNGISVVEACDQEEEEGKTPRAVKDGSEKKEYPVDVSLPDINNGIYGTDEFRMYSFKVKPCSRAYSHDWTECPFVHPGENARRRDPRKYHYTCVPCPEFKKGSCAKGDACEYAHGVFESWLHPAQYRTRLCKDETGCSRKVCFFAHKPEELRPLYASTGSAMPSPKSVSVNSLDLTTLSPLSLGSSSLMLPNSSTPPMSPSVSCSSPMGGSMWQNKINLTPPTLQLPGSRLKSTLSARDMELDMELLGLEKIRTQQRQQLVEEMASLSSPYSRIGDLKPTNLDDVFGSLDPTLLSQLQGLSPKVNTTSSSHLQSPTGLQIRQNMNQLRASYPSNVSSSPSRKPSAYGFDSSAAVAAAVMNSRSSAFTKRSQSFIDRSGVGYRSSLSGSANSPSLMPSKLSEWSSPDGKLDWGFNGEEVNKLRKSASFGFRSGNTNTPSAMAASNIDEPDVSWVNSLVKDVPAGGTSAGAYGGDQRQRQGGVHDAMQQHWLDQMYIEQEQIVA; this is encoded by the coding sequence ATGTGCGGTGGTTCTAAGAGTAAACTCAGCCCTTTTGATTTGAAGATGGAGGCTGGATTGCAAGAGGAGAAGGAAGTGATTTTGCATAAAAATTGCTCAAAATTGCTTGAACTGGCAGCCACAGACGATTTGGCTGGCTTCATATGTGAAGTAGAGGAGAGGGGTTGTGATGTTGATGAAGTTAGCTTTTGGTATGGCAGAAGCTTTGGTTCTAGGAAGATGGGGTTTGAAGAGAGAACCCCTGTCATGATTGCTTCTCAATATGGAAGCACAGAGATCTTGAAGTATATTGTTGGAACTGGCAAGGTTGATGTCAATAGAGCTTGTGGCTCCGATGGGGCCACTGCTCTTCACTGTGCTGCTGCCGGTGGCTCGTGGTCGTCGGTTGAGGTTGTCAAGCTCTTGATCGATGCCTCTGCCGATCACAATCTTCTTGATGTTAATGGGAAGAAGCCCGGTGACCTGATTGCTCCTTGTGTCAAATCTTCTAGCAATTCGAAGAGGAGAACACTGGAGATGCTGTTGAACGGAATTAGTGTTGTCGAGGCTTGTGAtcaggaggaagaagaaggaaaaacgCCCCGGGCTGTGAAAGATGGGAGCGAAAAGAAAGAGTATCCGGTTGATGTATCTTTGCCGGATATAAACAACGGAATATATGGGACGGACGAGTTCAGAATGTATAGCTTCAAGGTGAAGCCGTGCTCGAGGGCTTATTCTCATGACTGGACTGAGTGCCCTTTTGTCCATCCCGGCGAGAACGCGAGGCGGCGTGATCCAAGGAAGTATCATTATACTTGTGTCCCTTGTCCTGAATTCAAGAAGGGAAGTTGTGCGAAAGGCGATGCTTGCGAATATGCTCATGGTGTCTTTGAATCCTGGCTGCATCCTGCCCAATACAGAACCCGTCTTTGCAAGGACGAGACCGGTTGCTCGAGAAAAGTGTGCTTCTTTGCGCACAAACCGGAGGAGTTGCGCCCATTGTACGCCTCGACAGGCTCAGCTATGCCTTCTCCAAAGTCTGTGTCGGTTAATTCATTAGACTTGACAACTCTTAGCCCGTTGTCCCTCGGCTCCTCTTCTCTAATGCTGCCTAACTCTTCGACTCCGCCCATGTCTCCATCGGTTTCTTGTTCGTCTCCCATGGGCGGAAGCATGTGGCAGAACAAGATCAACCTTACACCACCCACCCTTCAGCTCCCGGGGAGCCGGCTCAAGAGTACTTTGAGCGCAAGAGATATGGAATTGGATATGGAGTTGCTGGGATTGGAGAAAATCCGCACTCAGCAAAGGCAGCAGTTGGTGGAGGAGATGGCTAGCCTTTCTTCCCCATACAGCAGAATTGGGGACTTGAAGCCTACTAACCTCGATGATGTTTTCGGATCTCTCGATCCAACCTTACTATCTCAGTTGCAAGGTCTCTCACCCAAAGTTAACACCACCTCCAGTTCCCATTTACAATCTCCTACCGGGCTTCAGATCCGGCAGAACATGAACCAACTGCGGGCGAGCTACCCATCAAACGTCTCTTCCTCACCGTCAAGGAAGCCCTCCGCATACGGGTTTGACTCCTCCGCGGCCGTGGCTGCAGCCGTCATGAATTCAAGGTCGTCGGCATTCACAAAACGGAGCCAGAGCTTTATTGACCGCAGTGGAGTTGGCTACCGCTCCAGCCTTTCAGGCTCAGCCAATTCACCAAGTCTAATGCCATCGAAACTCTCAGAGTGGAGCTCTCCGGATGGGAAGTTAGACTGGGGCTTCAATGGGGAGGAGGTGAACAAGCTTAGGAAATCGGCATCTTTCGGTTTCCGGAGTGGTAACACCAACACACCTTCAGCCATGGCTGCATCAAACATCGATGAGCCAGATGTGTCTTGGGTTAATTCACTGGTGAAAGACGTTCCGGCGGGTGGTACTTCAGCCGGAGCATACGGTGGTGATCAGAGGCAGAGGCAGGGAGGTGTTCATGATGCAATGCAGCAGCATTGGCTTGATCAAATGTACATAGAGCAGGAGCAGATTGTGGCTTAA